The following coding sequences lie in one Bordetella genomosp. 9 genomic window:
- a CDS encoding 2-oxoglutarate dehydrogenase E1 component, with translation MSTEIESKSTSYLFGSNAPYVEELYEAYLDNPASVGDNWRNYFDSLQHLPATDGQETTRDQAHAPIVASFAQRARTNGFVHRGQEPDLSVASKQVSVQSLIGAYRSLGSRYADLDPLKRQERPEIPELDPAFYGLTEADLDQVYSATNTYFTTASTMTLRDILKALRDTYCRSIGAEFMHCSDPAVKRWIEERLESTLSAPQFTAEHKRHILQQLTEAEGLERFLHTKYVGQKRFSLEGGESFIAAMDEVVNHAGENGVQEIVVGMAHRGRLNMLVNIMGKMPGDLFAEFEGKHAEGLTDGDVKYHNGFSSDLSTRGGPVHLSLAFNPSHLEIVNPVVEGSVRARQERRGDREGKQVLPVLVHGDAAFAGQGVVMETLNLAQTRGYGTGGTLHIVINNQIGFTTSDPRDTRSTLYCTDVVKMIEAPVFHVNGDDPEAVVFVTRLALDYRAQFHRDVVVDIVCFRKLGHNEQDTPSLTQPLMYKRISHHPGTRKLYGDKLVAQGIMTDAEVDQLVKDYRQLMEDGHRTIEPVLTDYKSKYAIDWSPYLGAKWTDQADTAVPLAELKRIGERITTVPEGFTVHPLVARLLNDRRAMARGELNLDWGMGEHLAFATLVSSGYAVRITGQDSGRGTFTHRHAVLHDQNRERWNDGTYIPLQNVSEGQAPFVVIDSVLSEEAVLGFEYGFSSAEPNTLTIWEAQFGDFANGAQVVIDQFISAGEAKWGRQSGLTMMLPHGYEGQGPEHSSARIERYLQLCADNNMQVVQPTTAAQIFHLLRRQMIRPFRKPLIIMTPKSLLRNKDAGSPLSDLANGGFRTVIGEVDENINPASVKRVLVCSGKVYYDLVNARKERGLDNVAIIRVEQLYPFAHKAFEAELRKYSKATEVIWVQDEPQNQGPWFYVQHHLYENMTEGQKLAYAGRPASASPAVGYLAKHQEQQKALIEQAMAPKYKGFMLTK, from the coding sequence ATGTCCACAGAGATCGAATCCAAGTCAACCTCATATCTTTTCGGGAGCAACGCTCCCTACGTCGAGGAGCTCTACGAAGCCTACCTCGACAATCCCGCCTCCGTCGGCGATAACTGGCGCAATTACTTCGACTCGCTGCAGCACCTTCCCGCGACCGACGGCCAGGAAACCACCCGCGACCAAGCCCACGCACCCATCGTTGCCTCGTTCGCCCAGCGCGCGCGCACCAATGGTTTCGTGCATCGCGGCCAGGAGCCCGATCTCTCCGTCGCTTCCAAGCAGGTATCGGTGCAATCGCTGATTGGCGCCTATCGTTCGCTCGGTTCGCGCTATGCCGACCTGGATCCGCTCAAGCGCCAGGAACGCCCCGAGATCCCCGAACTGGATCCCGCCTTCTACGGCCTGACGGAAGCCGACCTGGACCAGGTCTACTCCGCGACGAACACGTACTTCACCACCGCCAGCACGATGACGCTGCGCGACATCCTGAAGGCCTTGCGCGACACGTACTGCCGGTCCATCGGCGCCGAGTTCATGCACTGCTCGGACCCCGCGGTGAAGCGATGGATCGAGGAACGCCTGGAATCCACGCTCAGCGCGCCGCAGTTCACTGCCGAACATAAACGCCATATCCTGCAGCAGCTGACCGAAGCCGAAGGTCTCGAGCGCTTCTTGCACACGAAATACGTGGGCCAGAAGCGCTTTTCGCTGGAGGGCGGCGAAAGCTTCATCGCGGCGATGGACGAAGTCGTCAATCACGCGGGCGAAAACGGCGTGCAGGAAATCGTGGTCGGCATGGCCCACCGCGGCCGCCTGAACATGCTGGTCAACATCATGGGCAAGATGCCCGGCGACCTGTTCGCGGAGTTCGAAGGCAAGCACGCCGAAGGCCTGACCGACGGCGACGTGAAGTACCACAACGGCTTCTCCAGCGACCTTTCCACGCGCGGCGGCCCGGTGCATCTGTCGCTGGCCTTCAACCCCTCGCATCTGGAAATCGTCAACCCGGTGGTGGAAGGCAGCGTCCGTGCGCGCCAGGAACGCCGCGGCGACCGCGAAGGCAAGCAGGTTCTGCCCGTGCTGGTTCACGGCGATGCGGCTTTCGCCGGCCAGGGTGTGGTGATGGAAACGCTGAACCTCGCGCAAACGCGCGGCTACGGCACCGGCGGCACGCTGCACATCGTCATCAACAACCAGATCGGCTTCACCACTTCCGATCCGCGCGATACGCGTTCGACGCTGTATTGCACCGACGTGGTCAAGATGATCGAAGCCCCGGTCTTCCACGTGAACGGCGACGATCCCGAAGCCGTGGTCTTCGTCACGCGCCTGGCGCTGGACTACCGCGCCCAGTTCCATCGCGATGTCGTGGTCGATATCGTGTGCTTCCGCAAGCTGGGCCACAACGAGCAGGACACGCCCTCGCTCACCCAGCCCCTGATGTACAAGCGCATCAGCCACCATCCCGGCACCCGCAAGCTGTACGGCGACAAGCTGGTGGCGCAGGGCATCATGACCGACGCCGAGGTCGATCAGCTCGTCAAGGATTACCGCCAGCTCATGGAAGACGGCCATCGCACCATCGAGCCGGTGCTGACCGATTACAAGAGCAAGTACGCCATCGACTGGTCGCCCTACCTGGGCGCCAAGTGGACCGACCAGGCCGACACCGCGGTGCCGCTGGCCGAGCTCAAGCGCATCGGCGAACGCATCACGACCGTGCCCGAAGGGTTTACGGTCCATCCGCTGGTGGCGCGCCTGCTGAACGACCGTCGCGCCATGGCGCGCGGCGAGCTGAATCTGGACTGGGGCATGGGCGAACACCTGGCGTTCGCCACGCTGGTGTCTTCCGGTTATGCCGTGCGCATCACCGGCCAGGACTCCGGCCGCGGCACCTTCACGCATCGCCACGCCGTGCTGCATGACCAGAATCGCGAGCGCTGGAACGACGGCACCTACATCCCGCTGCAGAACGTCTCGGAAGGCCAGGCGCCGTTCGTCGTGATCGACTCCGTGCTGTCCGAAGAAGCTGTGCTGGGCTTCGAATACGGCTTCTCGAGCGCCGAGCCCAACACGCTGACGATCTGGGAAGCCCAGTTCGGCGACTTCGCCAACGGCGCCCAGGTGGTGATCGACCAGTTCATCAGCGCCGGCGAAGCCAAGTGGGGCCGCCAGTCCGGCCTGACGATGATGCTGCCGCACGGCTACGAAGGCCAGGGTCCGGAACACTCTTCCGCCCGCATCGAACGCTATCTGCAGCTGTGCGCCGACAACAACATGCAGGTGGTGCAGCCCACCACCGCCGCACAGATCTTCCATCTGCTGCGCCGCCAGATGATCCGGCCGTTCCGTAAGCCGCTGATCATCATGACGCCCAAGTCCCTGCTGCGCAACAAGGACGCCGGCTCTCCGCTGTCCGATCTGGCCAACGGCGGGTTCCGCACCGTCATCGGGGAAGTCGACGAGAACATCAACCCGGCTTCGGTCAAGCGCGTGCTCGTATGCTCGGGCAAGGTTTATTACGACCTGGTCAACGCCCGCAAGGAACGCGGCCTGGACAACGTCGCCATCATTCGCGTCGAACAGCTGTATCCGTTCGCGCACAAGGCGTTCGAGGCGGAACTGCGCAAGTATTCGAAGGCCACCGAGGTCATCTGGGTTCAGGACGAACCGCAGAACCAGGGGCCGTGGTTCTACGTGCAACATCATCTGTACGAAAACATGACCGAGGGTCAGAAGCTGGCGTATGCCGGCCGTCCCGCCTCGGCCTCGCCGGCTGTCGGCTACCTGGCCAAGCACCAGGAGCAGCAGAAGGCGCTGATCGAACAGGCGATGGCGCCCAAGTACAAGGGCTTCATGCTGACGAAGTAA
- the lpdA gene encoding dihydrolipoyl dehydrogenase, translating to MSKQFDVIVIGAGPGGYIAAIRAAQLGMSVACIDAWQNAQGGPAPGGTCTNVGCIPSKALLQSSEHYEQLNHHFAEHGIEVKGASVKVDKMLARKNSVVKQNNDGILYLFKKNKVTFFHGKGEFAGQVEGGWAIKVNGAAPEDLVGKHIVVATGSAPRALPGLPFDEKNVLSNDGALAIEAVPKKLGVIGAGVIGLEMGSVWRRLGAEVTILEAMPEFLAAADQQVAKEALKAFTKQGLNIQMGVKIGEIKATGKSVTVPYTDAKGEQQTLTVDKLIVSIGRVPYTDGLKADTVGLKLDERGFVAVDGDCKTNLPNVWAIGDVVRGPMLAHKAEEEGVAVAERIAGQHGHVNFDTVPWVIYTSPEIAWVGKTEQQLKAEGREYKAGSFPFLANGRARALGDTTGFAKVIADAKTDEVLGVHIVGPMASELISEAVTIMEFRGAAEDIARICHAHPTLSEAVKEAALAVDKRALNF from the coding sequence ATGTCCAAGCAATTCGACGTCATCGTCATCGGCGCCGGCCCCGGCGGCTACATCGCGGCCATCCGCGCCGCGCAGCTGGGAATGTCGGTCGCCTGCATCGACGCCTGGCAGAACGCCCAGGGCGGTCCCGCTCCCGGCGGCACCTGCACCAATGTGGGCTGCATTCCGTCCAAAGCGCTGCTGCAGTCTTCCGAGCACTACGAGCAGCTGAACCACCATTTCGCCGAGCACGGCATCGAGGTCAAGGGCGCCAGCGTCAAAGTTGACAAAATGCTTGCCCGCAAGAACTCGGTGGTCAAGCAGAACAACGACGGCATCCTGTACCTGTTCAAAAAGAACAAAGTGACCTTCTTCCATGGCAAGGGCGAGTTCGCCGGCCAGGTGGAGGGCGGCTGGGCCATCAAGGTGAACGGCGCCGCGCCGGAAGACCTGGTGGGCAAGCACATCGTGGTGGCGACCGGTTCGGCGCCGCGCGCGTTGCCCGGCCTGCCGTTCGATGAAAAGAACGTGCTGTCCAACGACGGCGCGCTGGCCATCGAAGCCGTGCCGAAGAAGCTGGGCGTGATCGGCGCCGGCGTGATCGGCCTGGAAATGGGCAGCGTGTGGCGCCGCCTGGGCGCCGAAGTCACCATCCTGGAAGCCATGCCGGAATTCCTGGCCGCTGCCGACCAGCAGGTGGCGAAGGAAGCGCTGAAGGCCTTCACCAAGCAGGGCCTGAACATCCAGATGGGCGTGAAGATCGGCGAGATCAAAGCCACCGGCAAGTCCGTCACGGTGCCCTACACCGACGCCAAGGGCGAGCAGCAAACCCTGACCGTGGACAAGCTGATCGTTTCCATCGGCCGCGTTCCCTACACGGACGGCTTGAAGGCCGATACGGTCGGCCTGAAGCTGGACGAGCGCGGCTTCGTCGCCGTGGACGGCGACTGCAAGACCAATCTGCCCAACGTGTGGGCCATCGGCGACGTGGTCCGCGGCCCGATGCTGGCGCACAAGGCCGAAGAAGAAGGCGTGGCGGTTGCCGAGCGCATCGCGGGCCAGCATGGCCACGTCAACTTCGACACCGTGCCCTGGGTCATCTACACCTCGCCGGAAATCGCCTGGGTCGGCAAGACCGAACAGCAGCTCAAGGCCGAAGGCCGCGAGTACAAGGCGGGCAGTTTCCCCTTCCTGGCCAACGGCCGGGCCCGCGCCCTTGGCGACACCACGGGTTTCGCCAAGGTGATCGCCGATGCCAAGACCGACGAGGTCCTGGGCGTGCATATCGTCGGTCCCATGGCGTCGGAACTGATTTCCGAAGCGGTCACCATCATGGAGTTCCGTGGTGCTGCCGAGGACATCGCCCGCATCTGCCACGCGCATCCCACGCTGTCCGAAGCAGTGAAGGAAGCCGCGCTGGCGGTGGACAAGCGCGCGCTGAACTTCTGA
- a CDS encoding tryptophan--tRNA ligase: MNTRVLTGITTSGTPHLGNYAGAIRPAIQASEQPGVDAFFFLADYHALIKTTEDPERVARSRLEIAATWLAAGLDPERVTFYRQSDIPEIPELCWLLTCVTPKGLMNRAHAYKAAVDQNTEKGIEPDDGVSMGLFSYPVLMAADILLFNAHKVPVGRDQIQHLEMARDIAQRFNHLYGDEYFVLPEVVIAEEVATLPGLDGRKMSKSYNNTIPLFEGGASALRSAVMRIVTDSRQPGEPKDAENSHLYTLYRAFASAEASASFRQALEAGMGWGDAKQALCDLLERDLAAMRERYVELMARPERIEEILMAGAEKARKLAVPFMARLRHAVGLRRLEAVRQSAPAKAGKKQASRGARFVSFRDESGSFRFRLLAQDGEELLCSIAYADPKQAGAVMRSLQSAPVSLRAEGLGYAAMVNGATVAHGPDRADEATRDAAMTRTSDALAALAAAQE, from the coding sequence ATGAACACCCGCGTCCTTACCGGCATCACCACTTCCGGCACCCCGCATCTGGGCAATTACGCCGGCGCCATCCGTCCCGCCATCCAGGCCAGCGAGCAGCCCGGCGTGGACGCGTTCTTTTTCCTGGCGGACTATCACGCGCTGATCAAAACGACGGAAGACCCCGAGCGGGTGGCGCGGTCCCGGCTGGAGATCGCGGCGACCTGGCTGGCGGCGGGCCTGGATCCCGAACGGGTGACGTTCTACCGGCAATCCGATATTCCGGAAATTCCCGAGCTGTGCTGGCTGCTGACTTGCGTCACGCCGAAGGGGCTGATGAACCGCGCCCACGCCTACAAGGCCGCGGTGGACCAGAATACGGAAAAGGGCATCGAGCCGGACGACGGCGTCAGCATGGGATTGTTCTCGTACCCCGTGCTCATGGCGGCGGACATCCTCCTGTTCAACGCGCACAAGGTGCCGGTGGGGCGGGATCAGATCCAGCATTTGGAAATGGCGCGCGATATCGCCCAGCGCTTCAACCATCTGTACGGCGACGAGTATTTCGTGCTGCCCGAAGTCGTGATCGCCGAAGAGGTGGCCACGCTGCCGGGCCTGGACGGCCGCAAGATGTCCAAGAGCTACAACAATACGATTCCGCTGTTCGAGGGTGGCGCATCGGCCTTGCGGTCGGCCGTCATGCGTATCGTGACCGATTCGCGCCAGCCTGGCGAACCGAAGGACGCGGAAAACTCACATCTCTATACGCTCTATCGCGCCTTTGCGTCGGCCGAGGCGTCCGCCAGCTTCCGCCAGGCGCTCGAAGCAGGCATGGGATGGGGCGATGCCAAGCAGGCCTTATGCGACCTGCTGGAGCGCGACCTGGCGGCAATGCGCGAGCGTTATGTCGAACTCATGGCCCGGCCCGAGCGAATCGAGGAAATTCTGATGGCCGGCGCCGAGAAGGCTCGCAAGCTGGCCGTGCCTTTCATGGCCCGGCTGCGCCATGCCGTGGGGCTGCGCCGTCTGGAAGCGGTTCGGCAGAGCGCGCCGGCGAAAGCGGGCAAGAAGCAGGCGTCGCGGGGGGCGCGTTTCGTCAGCTTCCGCGATGAATCGGGCAGCTTCCGCTTCCGCCTCCTGGCACAGGACGGCGAAGAGCTGCTTTGTTCCATCGCCTACGCCGATCCAAAGCAGGCCGGCGCCGTCATGCGCAGCCTGCAATCCGCGCCGGTGTCGCTGCGCGCGGAAGGTCTTGGCTATGCCGCGATGGTGAATGGCGCGACCGTGGCGCATGGTCCCGATCGCGCCGACGAGGCCACTCGCGACGCGGCCATGACGCGCACGAGCGACGCGCTGGCTGCGCTTGCCGCCGCCCAGGAATAA
- the odhB gene encoding 2-oxoglutarate dehydrogenase complex dihydrolipoyllysine-residue succinyltransferase, translated as MAIIEVKVPQLSESVSEASLLTWKKQPGAAVEADEILIEIETDKVVLEVPAPSAGVLAEIVKGDGSTVTSDEIIAKIDTEAKSAAAAPTAPAAEPPKAAQAAASAAPAAAPAAAASTPVASPAAAKILADKGVAPESVSGTGRGGRITKGDALEAGAKPAAAAPAAAPAPMPTQLSLDGRPEQRVPMSRLRARIAERLLQSQQENAILTTFNEVNMQAVIDLRNKYKEKFEKEHGVKLGFMSFFVKAAVAALKKYPVLNASVDGKDIIYHGYFDIGIAVGSPRGLVVPILRNADQLSIAEIEKTIADFGKRAAEGKLGIEEMTGGTFSISNGGVFGSMLSTPIINPPQSAILGIHATKERPVVENGQIVIRPMNYLAMSYDHRIIDGREAVLGLVAMKEALEDPQRLLLDL; from the coding sequence ATGGCCATCATCGAAGTCAAAGTTCCCCAGTTGTCCGAATCCGTTTCCGAGGCATCGCTGCTGACCTGGAAAAAGCAGCCTGGCGCCGCGGTCGAGGCCGACGAAATCCTGATCGAGATCGAGACCGACAAGGTTGTGCTCGAAGTGCCGGCGCCGTCTGCGGGCGTGCTGGCGGAAATCGTCAAGGGCGACGGCAGCACGGTGACTTCTGACGAAATCATCGCCAAGATCGATACGGAAGCGAAGAGCGCCGCCGCCGCGCCGACCGCGCCCGCCGCCGAGCCGCCGAAGGCCGCGCAAGCCGCTGCCTCGGCCGCGCCCGCCGCCGCGCCTGCCGCCGCCGCTTCCACCCCGGTCGCCTCGCCCGCTGCCGCCAAGATCCTGGCCGACAAGGGCGTTGCGCCCGAAAGCGTGTCCGGCACGGGGCGCGGCGGCCGCATCACCAAGGGCGACGCCCTGGAAGCGGGCGCCAAGCCTGCCGCGGCTGCGCCGGCCGCCGCGCCGGCGCCCATGCCGACCCAGCTTTCCCTGGACGGCCGTCCCGAGCAGCGCGTGCCGATGAGCCGCCTGCGTGCCCGCATCGCCGAGCGCCTGCTGCAATCCCAGCAGGAAAACGCCATCCTGACCACGTTCAACGAGGTCAACATGCAGGCCGTCATCGACCTGCGCAACAAGTACAAGGAAAAGTTCGAGAAGGAGCACGGCGTCAAGCTGGGCTTCATGTCGTTCTTCGTGAAGGCGGCGGTTGCGGCGCTGAAGAAGTACCCCGTGCTGAACGCCTCGGTCGACGGCAAGGACATCATCTATCACGGCTATTTCGATATCGGTATCGCCGTGGGCAGCCCGCGTGGCCTGGTGGTGCCGATCCTGCGCAATGCCGACCAGCTCAGCATCGCGGAAATCGAAAAGACCATTGCTGACTTCGGCAAGCGCGCCGCCGAAGGCAAGCTGGGCATCGAAGAGATGACCGGCGGTACGTTCTCCATCTCGAACGGCGGCGTGTTCGGTTCGATGCTGTCCACCCCCATCATCAACCCGCCGCAGTCGGCCATCCTGGGCATCCACGCGACCAAGGAACGTCCGGTGGTGGAAAACGGCCAGATCGTGATCCGTCCGATGAACTACCTGGCCATGTCGTACGACCACCGTATCATCGACGGCCGCGAAGCGGTGCTGGGGCTGGTCGCCATGAAGGAAGCGCTGGAAGATCCGCAGCGCCTGCTGCTGGACCTGTAA
- the zapE gene encoding cell division protein ZapE, translated as MNVREYYERALAERGYRSDAAQERAVDRLQKYYDDWVGFKAMRSNALKKLLNRPDVPRGVYLWGGVGRGKSFLMDAFYATVPVVRKTRVHFHEFMRSVHREMQEVRGMPDPLDEVARRVAKRYRLICFDEFHVSDVADAMILHRLLLKLFEYGTSFVMTSNYEPDTLYPDALYRERILPAIELIKARMDVLNVDAGVDYRRRSLEQVKAYHAPLGPEADAALKEAFDKLADRPPEKPVLHIEHRELRAKALAGSVVWFDFATLCGGPRSQNDYLELASRFQAVILSDVPKMAPRNASEARRFTWLVDVFYDHRVKLIMSAEVEPEQLYTEGTLANEFHRTVSRILEMQSREYLESNRRDTVAL; from the coding sequence ATGAATGTCCGCGAGTACTATGAGCGTGCGCTCGCCGAGCGCGGCTATCGCTCCGATGCGGCGCAGGAACGCGCCGTGGACCGCCTGCAGAAGTATTACGACGATTGGGTCGGCTTCAAGGCGATGCGGTCGAATGCGCTCAAGAAGCTGCTGAACCGGCCGGATGTGCCCCGCGGCGTCTATCTTTGGGGCGGGGTGGGCAGGGGCAAGAGTTTCCTGATGGACGCCTTCTACGCCACCGTGCCCGTGGTGCGCAAGACGCGCGTGCATTTCCATGAGTTCATGCGCAGCGTGCACCGCGAAATGCAGGAAGTCCGGGGGATGCCGGATCCGCTGGACGAAGTGGCCCGCCGGGTAGCGAAGCGGTATCGGCTGATCTGCTTCGACGAGTTCCATGTGTCGGACGTGGCGGACGCCATGATCCTGCACCGCCTGCTGCTGAAGCTGTTTGAGTACGGGACGTCGTTTGTCATGACGTCCAACTACGAGCCCGACACCCTGTACCCGGACGCGCTGTATCGCGAACGCATCCTGCCCGCCATCGAGCTGATCAAGGCCCGCATGGACGTATTGAATGTGGATGCGGGCGTTGACTACCGGCGCCGTTCGCTGGAGCAGGTGAAGGCTTACCACGCCCCTCTCGGGCCAGAGGCGGATGCGGCATTGAAGGAAGCGTTCGACAAGCTCGCCGATCGTCCGCCGGAAAAACCGGTCCTGCATATCGAGCATCGCGAGCTTCGCGCAAAGGCTTTGGCCGGCAGCGTGGTCTGGTTCGATTTCGCGACGTTGTGCGGCGGGCCGAGGTCGCAGAACGACTATCTGGAACTGGCCAGCCGGTTCCAGGCCGTGATCCTGTCGGACGTGCCGAAGATGGCGCCCCGCAACGCGTCCGAAGCGCGCCGCTTTACGTGGCTGGTGGATGTGTTCTATGACCATCGCGTGAAGCTCATCATGTCGGCGGAGGTCGAGCCGGAACAGCTCTACACCGAAGGCACGCTGGCCAACGAGTTTCACCGCACGGTATCCCGCATTCTCGAAATGCAGTCCAGGGAATACCTGGAATCCAACCGGCGCGATACGGTCGCGCTTTAG